The following coding sequences are from one Triticum aestivum cultivar Chinese Spring chromosome 5A, IWGSC CS RefSeq v2.1, whole genome shotgun sequence window:
- the LOC123106109 gene encoding uncharacterized protein isoform X1, whose amino-acid sequence MATAAVDPGESTPATAAMPRAGPARPDPARRVPVTPRELGFTPFRDPPPPPREEEGALPNSSEGEIQAPEWKSLAGSQAGPETEGVRTPASLVKSTHEALAQEAFTDERHAQLDAQILVNADLCQGKPLAKAAIRPARDSPPLEGALPNSPEEVQTPECKPYARSQALPETHVRTPVSWVKSTREALTHKAFAYELHAQLDAQILVNPDLSQGKPPAKSALRPMCNPPLERALTDSLEEIQTPEWKPYAGSQAVPDTEGVRTPGSSLKNTCEALAHEAFTDEQHAQLYAHILITADLKQGKPPSKAAMVLAFGQPVEGQKHAWEEVWRAAVDRYQNQMSPLGFETPFSSQNGPLEPSPNSMKNFEEFELKEAHSELVDAQTSKWQNQKSPMTGFETPIKSVIGNCAAQGLDVQNGGEVQLAVSCADKLDQEPPDDRKIKNTIYGGLESRCGSTPSESSESLTELDSCVKCGKDGQLLKCSSCFLAAHASCFGSSVTFDDSGHFDCPVCYCRKAAKAMEKAKKTYSEARKNLSVFCSGWKQFSKEHSELMNGFHTAKKQGQSEAAELCRKDGEPSHLKENGTSDAGPEKVVTTKTTIFSSSENAKSHGDSNSNLSREAPYSARDRFSSVANRNIGVGKENCLMNSPNCNFSDRLGAISSRNISRRKVSFQEMGTVAPNSTWKTLRYQDQFVHSPARKRYYPCPPEHYYSPHTPAMRSLLAPRKTPYTGKTPFTSTTARRKMVFWTEAEEAALREAVAKLAPKGEAAKEKRSISWVRIHDYCRESIHPTRCPDDLRKKWNRMKNKLGVCPEDGSVGGDSCF is encoded by the exons atggccaccgccgccgtcgacccgggAGAATCgacgccggccaccgccgcgaTGCCGCGCGCCGGCCCCGCTCGGCCGGATCCCGCGCGCCGCGTCCCCGTCACCCCGCGCGAGCTAGGGTTTACGCCGTTCCGcgacccccctccccctcctcgag AAGAAGAGGGGGCGCTGCCGAACTCGTCGGAGGGGGAAATTCAGGCGCCTGAGTGGAAATCTCTTGCCGGATCTCAAGCTGGTCCAGAAACCGAG GGCGTGAGGACACCTGCAAGTTTGGTTAAGAGCACCCATGAAGCTTTGGCGCAAGAAGCATTCACCGATGAACGGCATGCGCAGTTGGATGCACAGATACTAGTCAATGCAGATCTTTG CCAGGGAAAGCCACTAGCAAAGGCCGCCATACGCCCTGCACGCGACTCTCCTCCTCTAG AGGGAGCACTGCCAAATTCACCAGAGGAGGTTCAGACCCCTGAGTGCAAACCTTATGCCAGATCTCAAGCTCTTCCAGAAACT CATGTGAGGACACCTGTAAGTTGGGTTAAGAGCACCCGTGAAGCTTTGACGCATAAAGCATTCGCCTATGAACTGCATGCACAGTTGGATGCACAGATACTGGTCAATCCAGATCTTAG CCAGGGAAAACCACCAGCAAAGTCCGCCCTACGCCCCATGTGCAACCCTCCTCTAG AGCGAGCACTGACAGATTCATTAGAGGAGATTCAGACTCCTGAATGGAAACCTTATGCCGGGTCTCAAGCTGTTCCAGATACCGAG GGTGTGAGGACACCTGGAAGTTCGCTTAAGAACACCTGTGAAGCTTTGGCGCATGAAGCATTCACTGATGAACAGCATGCGCAGTTGTATGCACATATATTAATAACTGCAGATCTTAA acAGGGAAAACCACCATCAAAGGCTGCCATGGTTCTGGCCTTTGGACAACCTG TGGAGGGTCAGAAACATGCTTGGGAGGAGGTTTGGCGTGCTGCTGTTGACAGATACCAGAACCAAATGTCACCACTGGGCTTTGAGACACCTTTTAGTTCCCAGAATG GCCCGTTAGAACCATCTCCTAACAGCATGAAGAATTTTGAGGAGTTTGAGCTGAAGGAGGCACATTCAGAGCTCGTTGATGCACAGACTAGCAAATGGCAGAACCAGAAGTCACCAATGACTGGCTTTGAGACACCCATCAAGTCTGTGATAG GTAATTGCGCAGCTCAAGGTTTGGATGTTCAGAATGGCGGAGAGGTTCAGCTGGCAGTCAGTTGTGCTGACAAACTAGATCAAGAGCCACCTGATGACAGAAAGATAAAGAATACAATCTATGGTGGGCTAGAGTCTCGTTGCGGCAGCACTCCCTCGGAAAGTTCAGAAAGCTTGACGGAACTGGACTCATGTGTGAAATGCGGTAAAGATGGGCAGCTGCTGAAATGTTCCAGCTGCTTCTTAGCCGCCCATGCTAGCTGTTTTGGTTCATCGGTGACATTTGATGACTCTGGCCATTTTGATTGTCCTGTTTGCTATTGCCGAAAAGCTGCTAAAGCAATGGAAAAGGCTAAGAAAACATATTCTGAAGCTAGGAAAAATTTATCTGTTTTCTGCAGCGGCTGGAAGCAATTTTCTAAGGAACACAGTGAGCTGATGAATGGCTTTCACACAGCTAAAAAGCAAGGTCAGTCTGAAGCAGCTGAGCTATGTCGCAAGGATGGAGAGCCTAGTCATCTGAAAGAAAATGGTACAAGTGATGCTGGTCCTGAGAAGGTAGTCACCACAAAGACAACCATTTTTTCGAGTTCTGAAAATGCAAAATCCCATGGAGACAGCAATAGCAATTTGTCTCGTGAAGCGCCATATTCAGCTCGGGATAGATTCAGTTCTGTTGCAAATCGCAACATTGGGGTTGGCAAAGAGAATTGTCTTATGAATTCTCCCAATTGCAATTTTTCTGATAGACTAGGAGCTATATCTTCGCGAAACATAAGCCGCCGCAAAGTAAGCTTTCAAGAAATGGGGACAGTGGCACCAAATAGTACTTGGAAAACATTGAGGTACCAGGATCAGTTCGTGCATTCACCAGCAAGGAAAAGATATTATCCATGCCCACCCGAGCATTA CTACAGTCCACACACACCAGCTATGAGGAGTCTGCTGGCGCCAAGAAAAACGCCTTATACAGGTAAAACGCCTTTTACATCGACAACCGCGAGGCGCAAGATGGTCTTCTGGACCGAGGCAGAGGAGGCGGCTCTGAGG GAGGCAGTGGCGAAGCTTGCCCCGAAGGGGGAGGCCGCGAAGGAGAAGAGGTCGATCTCGTGGGTGCGCATACACGATTACTGCAGGGAGTCGATCCACCCCACACGCTGCCCGGACGACCTGCGGAAGAAGTGGAACCGCATGAAGAACAAGCTGGGTGTGTGTCCTGAAGACGGTAGCGTAGGAGGAGACAGCTGCTTCTGA
- the LOC123106106 gene encoding 2-oxoglutarate-dependent dioxygenase 11: MASLPVPSVQAMVAATGGADVPPRYLRPAEPVAGDSEAQIPIIDYQMLLLELDLDRCGEESACLHRACQDWGFFQVINGSCSCNHSVPDDVVEGMKASIQQFFQLPMETKKQFAQERGQLEGYGQLFVFSEDQKLDWADILYLHTQPHESRNTKLWPDQPANFRSTLDRYSDAVKDVSDSLLATMAKNLGLEREVITGKCIHGMQSVRMNYYPPCAQAEKVVGLSPHSDAGLLTLVLRVNHVQGLQIKRNGSWLPVKLVSGAFIVNIGDMLEVFTNGRYKSIEHRAVVHPKEERLSVAAFHLPNIHAIISPLKEMAAHEDDAYRTLDHESFMKLFYATNLEGKSFLERLKLN; encoded by the exons ATGGCATCTCTCCCTGTTCCGAGTGTGCAGGCCATGGTGGCGGCCACCGGCGGAGCCGACGTGCCGCCAAGGTATCTCCGGCCGGCAGAGCCGGTCGCTGGCGACAGCGAGGCCCAGATCCCCATCATCGACTACCAGATGCTGCTACTGGAGCTGGACCTGGACCGCTGTGGCGAGGAGTCTGCATGCCTTCACAGGGCCTGCCAGGACTGGGGCTTCTTCCAGGTCA TAAATGGTTCTTGCAGCTGTAACCACAGCGTCCCAGACGATGTGGTAGAGGGAATGAAGGCCAGCATCCAGCAGTTCTTTCAGttacccatggagacgaagaaacAGTTTGCTCAGGAGCGAGGGCAGCTGGAAGGCTACGGTCAACTATTCGTTTTCTCCGAGGATCAGAAGCTGGATTGGGCTGACATACTTTACCTCCACACGCAGCCACATGAGAGCAGGAACACCAAGCTCTGGCCAGACCAGCCTGCCAACTTCAG ATCAACGCTGGATAGATATTCTGATGCTGTGAAGGACGTATCAGACTCGCTTTTGGCCACAATGGCGAAGAACTTGGGACTGGAAAGAGAAGTGATCACTGGCAAATGCATCCATGGAATGCAGTCTGTCAGAATGAACTACTACCCCCCATGTGCCCAAGCAGAGAAAGTCGTTGGCTTATCCCCGCATTCTGATGCTGGTCTCCTAACCCTCGTCCTCCGAGTGAATCATGTCCAGGGCCTGCAGATCAAGAGGAACGGCAGCTGGCTTCCTGTCAAGCTTGTCTCGGGCGCTTTCATCGTCAACATCGGAGATATGCTTGAG GTCTTCACAAACGGGAGGTACAAGAGCATCGAGCACCGGGCGGTTGTCCACCCGAAGGAGGAACGGCTGTCGGTCGCAGCGTTCCACTTACCAAACATCCACGCCATTATAAGTCCGCTGAAGGAGATGGCGGCACATGAAGACGATGCCTACAGGACGTTGGACCATGAGAGCTTCATGAAGCTTTTCTACGCAACGAACCTCGAGGGGAAGAGCTTCTTGGAGCGGCTGAAGCTAAACTAG
- the LOC123106109 gene encoding uncharacterized protein isoform X2 yields MATAAVDPGESTPATAAMPRAGPARPDPARRVPVTPRELGFTPFRDPPPPPREEEGALPNSSEGEIQAPEWKSLAGSQAGPETEGVRTPASLVKSTHEALAQEAFTDERHAQLDAQILVNADLCQGKPLAKAAIRPARDSPPLEGALPNSPEEVQTPECKPYARSQALPETVHVRTPVSWVKSTREALTHKAFAYELHAQLDAQILVNPDLSQGKPPAKSALRPMCNPPLERALTDSLEEIQTPEWKPYAGSQAVPDTEGVRTPGSSLKNTCEALAHEAFTDEQHAQLYAHILITADLKQGKPPSKAAMVLAFGQPVEGQKHAWEEVWRAAVDRYQNQMSPLGFETPFSSQNGPLEPSPNSMKNFEEFELKEAHSELVDAQTSKWQNQKSPMTGFETPIKSVIGNCAAQGLDVQNGGEVQLAVSCADKLDQEPPDDRKIKNTIYGGLESRCGSTPSESSESLTELDSCVKCGKDGQLLKCSSCFLAAHASCFGSSVTFDDSGHFDCPVCYCRKAAKAMEKAKKTYSEARKNLSVFCSGWKQFSKEHSELMNGFHTAKKQGQSEAAELCRKDGEPSHLKENGTSDAGPEKVVTTKTTIFSSSENAKSHGDSNSNLSREAPYSARDRFSSVANRNIGVGKENCLMNSPNCNFSDRLGAISSRNISRRKVSFQEMGTVAPNSTWKTLRYQDQFVHSPARKRYYPCPPEHYYSPHTPAMRSLLAPRKTPYTGKTPFTSTTARRKMVFWTEAEEAALREAVAKLAPKGEAAKEKRSISWVRIHDYCRESIHPTRCPDDLRKKWNRMKNKLGVCPEDGSVGGDSCF; encoded by the exons atggccaccgccgccgtcgacccgggAGAATCgacgccggccaccgccgcgaTGCCGCGCGCCGGCCCCGCTCGGCCGGATCCCGCGCGCCGCGTCCCCGTCACCCCGCGCGAGCTAGGGTTTACGCCGTTCCGcgacccccctccccctcctcgag AAGAAGAGGGGGCGCTGCCGAACTCGTCGGAGGGGGAAATTCAGGCGCCTGAGTGGAAATCTCTTGCCGGATCTCAAGCTGGTCCAGAAACCGAG GGCGTGAGGACACCTGCAAGTTTGGTTAAGAGCACCCATGAAGCTTTGGCGCAAGAAGCATTCACCGATGAACGGCATGCGCAGTTGGATGCACAGATACTAGTCAATGCAGATCTTTG CCAGGGAAAGCCACTAGCAAAGGCCGCCATACGCCCTGCACGCGACTCTCCTCCTCTAG AGGGAGCACTGCCAAATTCACCAGAGGAGGTTCAGACCCCTGAGTGCAAACCTTATGCCAGATCTCAAGCTCTTCCAGAAACTGTG CATGTGAGGACACCTGTAAGTTGGGTTAAGAGCACCCGTGAAGCTTTGACGCATAAAGCATTCGCCTATGAACTGCATGCACAGTTGGATGCACAGATACTGGTCAATCCAGATCTTAG CCAGGGAAAACCACCAGCAAAGTCCGCCCTACGCCCCATGTGCAACCCTCCTCTAG AGCGAGCACTGACAGATTCATTAGAGGAGATTCAGACTCCTGAATGGAAACCTTATGCCGGGTCTCAAGCTGTTCCAGATACCGAG GGTGTGAGGACACCTGGAAGTTCGCTTAAGAACACCTGTGAAGCTTTGGCGCATGAAGCATTCACTGATGAACAGCATGCGCAGTTGTATGCACATATATTAATAACTGCAGATCTTAA acAGGGAAAACCACCATCAAAGGCTGCCATGGTTCTGGCCTTTGGACAACCTG TGGAGGGTCAGAAACATGCTTGGGAGGAGGTTTGGCGTGCTGCTGTTGACAGATACCAGAACCAAATGTCACCACTGGGCTTTGAGACACCTTTTAGTTCCCAGAATG GCCCGTTAGAACCATCTCCTAACAGCATGAAGAATTTTGAGGAGTTTGAGCTGAAGGAGGCACATTCAGAGCTCGTTGATGCACAGACTAGCAAATGGCAGAACCAGAAGTCACCAATGACTGGCTTTGAGACACCCATCAAGTCTGTGATAG GTAATTGCGCAGCTCAAGGTTTGGATGTTCAGAATGGCGGAGAGGTTCAGCTGGCAGTCAGTTGTGCTGACAAACTAGATCAAGAGCCACCTGATGACAGAAAGATAAAGAATACAATCTATGGTGGGCTAGAGTCTCGTTGCGGCAGCACTCCCTCGGAAAGTTCAGAAAGCTTGACGGAACTGGACTCATGTGTGAAATGCGGTAAAGATGGGCAGCTGCTGAAATGTTCCAGCTGCTTCTTAGCCGCCCATGCTAGCTGTTTTGGTTCATCGGTGACATTTGATGACTCTGGCCATTTTGATTGTCCTGTTTGCTATTGCCGAAAAGCTGCTAAAGCAATGGAAAAGGCTAAGAAAACATATTCTGAAGCTAGGAAAAATTTATCTGTTTTCTGCAGCGGCTGGAAGCAATTTTCTAAGGAACACAGTGAGCTGATGAATGGCTTTCACACAGCTAAAAAGCAAGGTCAGTCTGAAGCAGCTGAGCTATGTCGCAAGGATGGAGAGCCTAGTCATCTGAAAGAAAATGGTACAAGTGATGCTGGTCCTGAGAAGGTAGTCACCACAAAGACAACCATTTTTTCGAGTTCTGAAAATGCAAAATCCCATGGAGACAGCAATAGCAATTTGTCTCGTGAAGCGCCATATTCAGCTCGGGATAGATTCAGTTCTGTTGCAAATCGCAACATTGGGGTTGGCAAAGAGAATTGTCTTATGAATTCTCCCAATTGCAATTTTTCTGATAGACTAGGAGCTATATCTTCGCGAAACATAAGCCGCCGCAAAGTAAGCTTTCAAGAAATGGGGACAGTGGCACCAAATAGTACTTGGAAAACATTGAGGTACCAGGATCAGTTCGTGCATTCACCAGCAAGGAAAAGATATTATCCATGCCCACCCGAGCATTA CTACAGTCCACACACACCAGCTATGAGGAGTCTGCTGGCGCCAAGAAAAACGCCTTATACAGGTAAAACGCCTTTTACATCGACAACCGCGAGGCGCAAGATGGTCTTCTGGACCGAGGCAGAGGAGGCGGCTCTGAGG GAGGCAGTGGCGAAGCTTGCCCCGAAGGGGGAGGCCGCGAAGGAGAAGAGGTCGATCTCGTGGGTGCGCATACACGATTACTGCAGGGAGTCGATCCACCCCACACGCTGCCCGGACGACCTGCGGAAGAAGTGGAACCGCATGAAGAACAAGCTGGGTGTGTGTCCTGAAGACGGTAGCGTAGGAGGAGACAGCTGCTTCTGA
- the LOC123106105 gene encoding DNA-directed RNA polymerases II, IV and V subunit 9A, translated as MSAMKFCRECNNILYPKEDKERKVLLFACRNCEHQEVAGDNCVYRNIVHHEAGERTQILQDVASDPTLPRTKDVRCAACGHGEAVFFQATARGEEGMTLFFVCCNPSCGNRWRE; from the exons ATGAGCGCCATGAAGTTCTGCCGCGAGTG CAACAACATCCTGTACCCCAAGGAGGACAAGGAGCGGAAGGTCCTCCTCTTCGCCTGCCGCAACTGCGAGCACCAG gaggtcgctggcgacaaCTGCGTCTACCGCAACATCGTGCACCATGAGGCCGGGGAGCGCACGCAGATCCTGCAGGACGTCGCTTCCGACCCCACCCTTCCCCGCACCAAGGACGTCCGCTGCGCAGCCTGCGGCCACGGCGAGGCCGTCTTCTTCCAG GCTACAGCAAGAGGGGAGGAGGGGATGACTCTGTTCTTCGTGTGCTGCAACCCCTCCTGCGGCAACCGGTGGAGGGAGTGA
- the LOC123106104 gene encoding 2-oxoglutarate-dependent dioxygenase 11, which yields MESLPVPSVQAMVAATGGADVPPRYLRPAEAVAGIVDGEGEAQIPIIDYRRLLLELDRRGEESARLHRACQEWGFFQLINHSVPHDVVEAMKANIQQFFQLPAETKKRFAQERGQLEGYGQLFVVSEDQKLDWADMLYLYTQPPESRNTKFWPDQPVNFRSTLDRYSGAVKEIADSLLAMLAENLGLKQEVIADRCVGGVQSVRMNYYPPCAQADKVVGFSPHSDADLLTLVLQVNHVQGLQIKRNGSWFPVRPVEGALIVNIGDIFEIFTNGRYRSIEHRAVVDPKEERLSAAAFHSPNIHSTIGPLKELTADEDEAYKTVDHENFMRLFFATKLEGKSFLDRMKLK from the exons ATGGAATCTCTCCCCGTCCCGAGTGTGCAGGCCATGGTGGCGGCCACCGGCGGAGCCGATGTGCCACCGAGGTATCTCCGGCCTGCGGAGGCGGTCGCTGGCATCGTCGATGGCGAGGGTGAGGCCCAGATCCCCATCATCGACTACCGGAGGCTGCTGCTGGAGCTGGATCGCCGTGGTGAGGAGTCCGCGCGCCTCCACCGGGCCTGCCAGGAATGGGGCTTCTTCCAG CTGATTAACCACAGTGTCCCACACGATGTGGTGGAGGCAATGAAGGCCAACATTCAGCAATTCTTTCAGCTACCCGCAGAGACAAAGAAACGATTCGCGCAGGAGCGAGGGCAGCTGGAAGGCTACGGTCAGCTGTTCGTCGTCTCGGAGGATCAGAAGCTTGACTGGGCTGATATGCTTTACCTCTACACACAGCCACCTGAGAGCAGGAACACCAAGTTCTGGCCTGACCAGCCTGTTAACTTCAG ATCGACGCTGGATAGATACTCTGGTGCTGTGAAGGAGATAGCGGATTCCCTTTTGGCGATGTTGGCGGAGAACTTGGGACTGAAACAAGAGGTGATTGCTGACAGATGCGTGGGCGGAGTGCAGTCTGTCAGGATGAACTACTACCCGCCGTGCGCTCAAGCAGACAAAGTCGTCGGCTTCTCCCCGCACTCTGATGCTGATCTCCTGACCCTCGTCCTCCAAGTGAACCATGTCCAAGGCCTGCAGATCAAGAGGAATGGCAGCTGGTTCCCCGTCAGGCCCGTCGAGGGCGCTCTCATCGTCAACATTGGGGATATTTTTGAG ATCTTCACAAATGGGAGGTACAGGAGCATCGAGCACCGTGCGGTCGTCGACCCCAAGGAGGAACGGCTGTCGGCCGCAGCGTTCCACTCCCCGAACATCCACTCCACGATAGGCCCGCTGAAGGAGCTTACGGCGGACGAAGACGAGGCATACAAGACGGTGGACCACGAGAACTTCATGAGGCTTTTCTTCGCGACGAAGCTGGAGGGGAAGAGCTTCTTGGATCGGATGAAGCTGAAGTAG